Proteins from a genomic interval of Quercus robur chromosome 9, dhQueRobu3.1, whole genome shotgun sequence:
- the LOC126699275 gene encoding MYB-like transcription factor ETC3 — protein MDQGPQKQAKITSFESKEVSSIKWEVICMTEQEEDLVYRMYRLVGQRWDLIAGRIPGRSAIEVERFWIMRCGYEHEGVAGKRKVHKKENYKVFGH, from the exons ATGGACCAAGGTCCCCAAAAACAAGCTAAAATCACCTCTTTTGAATCTAAAG AGGTTAGTAGTATTAAATGGGAGGTTATATGCATGACTGAGCAAGAAGAAGATCTCGTCTATAGAATGTATAGACTTGTTGGACAGAG GTGGGATTTAATAGCAGGCCGGATTCCGGGCCGAAGTGCTATAGAAGTAGAGAGATTTTGGATAATGAGATGTGGTTATGAACATGAAGGGGTCGCTGGTAAAAGAAAAGTGCATAAGAAAGAGAATTATAAAGTCTTTGGTCATTGA